The following coding sequences lie in one Paenibacillus durus ATCC 35681 genomic window:
- a CDS encoding DUF6262 family protein produces MSDYDRRAHLKQVHEARKAKTIQRVDESIRRLVKAKEGINFNSVATDAGVSKATLYNNPEIRGRIESLRQQQAQVPTPKQIKREMDENNKDAIIDALKRKMKKLEDENKKLREQLKFSYAEVYQKI; encoded by the coding sequence ATGTCTGATTACGATCGTAGAGCGCATTTAAAGCAGGTTCATGAGGCTCGCAAAGCTAAGACCATACAAAGAGTGGATGAGTCGATTAGACGGCTTGTAAAAGCCAAAGAGGGCATCAATTTTAATAGTGTTGCAACTGATGCTGGCGTAAGTAAAGCAACGCTCTATAACAATCCTGAGATACGAGGGCGCATTGAATCGCTTCGTCAGCAGCAAGCTCAAGTGCCGACACCAAAACAAATCAAGCGAGAGATGGATGAGAACAACAAGGACGCCATCATTGATGCGTTAAAACGAAAGATGAAGAAGCTCGAAGATGAAAATAAAAAGTTGCGAGAACAACTTAAGTTTTCCTATGCGGAGGTCTATCAAAAGATTTGA